A single window of Vibrio stylophorae DNA harbors:
- a CDS encoding YnhF family membrane protein, whose product MSAELKLALTTTAIALAVILAFGLIAIQFPS is encoded by the coding sequence ATGTCGGCAGAACTAAAACTAGCATTAACAACCACGGCCATTGCGCTAGCTGTGATTTTAGCGTTTGGATTGATCGCGATTCAGTTTCCCAGTTAG
- a CDS encoding TIGR01621 family pseudouridine synthase, whose amino-acid sequence MFDILFSHPDFVVIHKAAGVSVHRDNDDQGLLDVVSKEVGVPLYLIHRLDKMTSGLLLLGKNAQAAAALSELFAKRQVEKFYIALSEQKPKKKQGKIQGDMSKARRGSYKLEKTHENPAITQFLSFSLKPGMRAFICKPYTGKTHQIRVALKSVGAPILGDIRYGGAPSDRGYLHAAMLRFTYQGELFRFFQIPKDGAHWCDELGQDWILQHQAPELLAWPKLF is encoded by the coding sequence ATGTTTGATATTCTTTTTTCCCATCCCGATTTTGTTGTGATCCATAAAGCTGCAGGTGTCAGTGTTCATCGCGACAATGACGATCAAGGTTTGCTGGATGTGGTGTCCAAAGAGGTCGGTGTACCGCTTTATTTGATCCATCGTTTGGATAAGATGACATCAGGGTTATTGCTTCTGGGTAAAAATGCGCAGGCTGCGGCAGCTTTGAGTGAATTGTTTGCCAAGCGCCAAGTCGAGAAATTTTATATTGCCTTATCTGAACAAAAGCCAAAGAAGAAGCAGGGCAAAATTCAAGGCGATATGAGCAAAGCGCGCCGGGGGAGTTATAAGTTAGAAAAGACTCATGAAAACCCAGCGATTACGCAATTTCTTTCGTTCTCATTAAAACCGGGTATGCGTGCTTTTATCTGTAAGCCATATACAGGCAAAACGCATCAAATTCGGGTGGCACTTAAGAGTGTTGGCGCGCCGATTTTAGGGGATATTCGCTATGGTGGCGCACCTAGTGATCGCGGTTATTTACATGCAGCAATGCTTCGTTTTACCTACCAAGGTGAGTTGTTTCGCTTTTTCCAGATACCCAAAGATGGGGCGCATTGGTGTGATGAGCTGGGGCAAGATTGGATTTTGCAGCACCAAGCACCGGAATTACTTGCTTGGCCCAAATTATTTTAG
- a CDS encoding class I SAM-dependent methyltransferase, translated as MQLSALRDLFSSLSLPQDAPQGRRLFHGRGRLVPGLEQLTIDYLPPVLWVGLFKSADDAFLDELKSQLVALANSEQWVESGLSSIQLQHRYLQPCEVDLVYGDAVQQTEIQEGDLKFGLRFGRNQNTGLFLDMSQGRQWVQQHSSQARVLNLFAYTCGFSVAAIAGGAKQVVNLDMAKGALSTGRENHQRNGHDLRSVSFLGHDLFNSWGKLKKSGPYEMVVIDPPSFQKGSFALTKDYGKVLRRLDSLTVDGAQVLVCANSPDVTPDYLIDMMAEEAPQFSLVERLANPAVFADVDEQSSLKVMVFVKNKAVDA; from the coding sequence ATGCAACTGTCTGCGCTTCGCGATCTATTTTCCTCTCTTTCTTTGCCTCAAGATGCACCGCAGGGGCGTCGTTTATTTCATGGCCGTGGCCGCCTTGTACCAGGTTTAGAGCAGCTGACCATTGACTATTTACCGCCGGTTCTGTGGGTCGGTTTATTTAAATCAGCCGATGATGCCTTTCTCGATGAATTAAAATCTCAGCTCGTTGCACTGGCAAACTCAGAGCAATGGGTGGAGAGTGGGCTGAGCAGTATTCAACTTCAACACCGCTATTTGCAACCTTGTGAAGTGGACTTGGTCTATGGTGATGCGGTGCAGCAAACTGAGATCCAAGAAGGCGATTTAAAATTTGGTTTGCGCTTTGGCCGCAATCAAAATACTGGGCTTTTTTTGGATATGAGCCAAGGTCGTCAATGGGTACAGCAACACAGTAGTCAGGCTAGAGTGCTTAATCTATTTGCCTATACCTGCGGCTTTTCTGTGGCTGCCATCGCGGGTGGTGCCAAGCAGGTTGTTAATTTAGATATGGCCAAAGGCGCATTATCGACAGGGCGTGAGAATCATCAGCGCAACGGTCACGACCTGCGCTCTGTGAGCTTTTTAGGTCACGACCTTTTCAATTCTTGGGGCAAGCTGAAAAAATCGGGTCCCTATGAGATGGTGGTGATTGATCCGCCATCGTTTCAAAAAGGCAGTTTTGCACTGACCAAAGATTACGGCAAAGTGCTGCGCCGTTTAGATAGCTTGACTGTGGATGGTGCTCAGGTCTTAGTTTGCGCCAATTCACCAGATGTCACGCCGGATTATCTGATTGATATGATGGCGGAAGAAGCGCCGCAATTTTCATTGGTTGAGCGTTTGGCCAACCCTGCGGTCTTTGCCGATGTTGATGAGCAAAGCAGCCTAAAGGTGATGGTGTTTGTGAAAAATAAAGCAGTGGATGCGTAA
- the gspS2 gene encoding type II secretion system pilot lipoprotein GspS-beta, translating to MFRTLSIALLSSLFLLSGCASQEPESHVLARYRADVTIKKLPQELPGYRLINVKAKENRVRYVFLRTDSKANAQRFSQNISKGFCQSEELKSLLDQGVVYEIEIRDANTKIVADKLVTLQDCPVAAKS from the coding sequence ATGTTCCGCACGCTTTCAATCGCCCTGCTCTCATCTCTATTTTTACTGTCAGGCTGCGCCAGCCAAGAGCCTGAATCACACGTTCTCGCGCGTTATCGCGCTGATGTAACGATTAAAAAGCTACCTCAAGAGCTTCCGGGTTATCGCCTCATCAATGTCAAAGCAAAAGAAAATCGTGTTCGCTATGTATTTTTACGCACTGACAGCAAAGCCAATGCCCAGCGTTTTAGTCAAAATATCAGCAAGGGTTTTTGTCAAAGCGAAGAGCTCAAAAGCCTTTTAGACCAAGGTGTGGTGTACGAAATTGAAATTCGCGATGCCAACACCAAAATTGTGGCGGATAAACTTGTCACCCTGCAAGATTGCCCTGTGGCCGCAAAAAGCTAG
- a CDS encoding ATP-dependent DNA helicase: protein MIADYFSSQGALAKAIDGFVPRQPQIDMAEAVAKAIRHDAQLVVEAGTGTGKTFAYLIPALTSGKKVIISTGSKALQEQLYHRDLPLLKKALGYHYACALLKGRSNYLCLERLHREYAEAHSGVRDKLALSQLVLVRHWSSQTSSGDLADCASLPEDSPIIPTITSTNDNCLGRECPQYEECFVVKARRRAMDAQLVVVNHHLFLADLAIKETGFGELIPQGDVFIFDEAHQLPDIATQYFGTSLSSRQLMELGKDIDIAYRTELRDSKQLQKVADKIQHCAMDLRLVLGEPGQRGNWREIAQRGGVAREVERLQEALDFCQQVLKLSLGRSQLLDAAYDRSVLFQGQLARMLDTSVSGYSYWYECTQRHFVLHITPLSVAQKFQEQVKMQGGSWIFTSATLSVNHNFQYFTARLGLTPSQAFTLPSPFDYQRQAVLCVPRFLPEPNSPGLAQTLVERLSPVIEANQGRCFFLCTSHQMVRALSDGFRQHLSLPVLAQGEIPKQKLLSEFLTLGNALLIATGTFWEGVDVRGQALSCVMIDKLPFGAPDDPLLKARMEDCQLTGCDPFSQVQIPDAVIALKQGVGRLIRDQQDHGALIICDNRLVTRQYGATFVASLPEMPRTRDLNQVIAFLTAGPEAEREIAATLPENEIENNDDGKNSSH, encoded by the coding sequence ATGATAGCGGATTACTTTTCTTCACAAGGGGCTTTGGCCAAGGCGATCGACGGATTTGTGCCAAGACAGCCGCAAATTGATATGGCTGAAGCTGTTGCCAAGGCGATTCGCCATGATGCGCAGCTGGTGGTGGAAGCGGGTACAGGGACAGGGAAAACTTTTGCTTATCTGATTCCAGCGTTAACCAGTGGTAAAAAGGTGATCATCTCCACGGGTTCTAAAGCGCTGCAAGAGCAGCTCTATCATCGCGATCTGCCATTACTAAAAAAAGCCCTTGGTTATCATTATGCCTGCGCACTTTTAAAAGGGCGTAGCAACTACTTATGTCTTGAGCGTTTGCATCGTGAATACGCCGAAGCGCACAGTGGCGTACGCGATAAACTGGCACTGAGCCAATTGGTATTGGTGCGCCACTGGTCAAGTCAAACCAGCTCTGGCGATTTAGCTGATTGTGCGAGTTTGCCTGAAGACAGTCCCATTATTCCAACCATCACCTCAACCAATGACAATTGTTTAGGCCGCGAGTGTCCGCAGTATGAAGAATGCTTTGTGGTCAAAGCGCGTCGCCGTGCCATGGATGCACAGTTGGTGGTGGTCAATCACCATCTATTTTTAGCCGATTTAGCGATTAAAGAGACGGGATTTGGTGAGCTGATTCCGCAAGGTGATGTCTTTATCTTTGACGAAGCGCATCAATTGCCCGATATCGCGACCCAATATTTTGGTACCAGCTTATCGAGCCGCCAGTTGATGGAGCTGGGTAAAGATATCGATATTGCTTATCGTACTGAGCTGCGCGATAGCAAGCAGCTGCAAAAAGTCGCAGACAAAATTCAGCACTGCGCCATGGACTTGCGTTTAGTGCTTGGTGAGCCGGGTCAGCGCGGCAATTGGCGCGAGATTGCTCAGCGCGGTGGTGTAGCGCGAGAAGTGGAGCGATTGCAAGAGGCGCTGGATTTTTGCCAGCAGGTGCTCAAGCTCTCTTTAGGGCGCAGCCAATTATTGGATGCAGCCTATGATCGCAGCGTACTCTTTCAAGGCCAACTAGCACGAATGCTCGATACTTCCGTGTCTGGTTACTCCTATTGGTATGAATGTACGCAGCGCCATTTTGTACTGCATATCACGCCGCTCAGTGTGGCACAAAAGTTCCAAGAGCAGGTGAAAATGCAAGGCGGTAGCTGGATTTTCACCTCAGCAACCTTATCGGTAAATCATAATTTTCAATATTTTACCGCACGTCTTGGCTTGACGCCGTCGCAAGCATTTACTCTGCCAAGCCCCTTTGATTATCAGCGCCAAGCTGTGCTTTGTGTGCCGCGTTTTTTGCCTGAGCCCAATAGTCCGGGGTTAGCGCAGACTTTGGTCGAGCGCTTATCACCTGTGATTGAGGCCAACCAAGGTCGCTGTTTCTTCCTATGTACCTCGCATCAGATGGTGCGTGCTTTGTCCGATGGGTTTCGTCAGCATCTATCTTTGCCTGTGCTGGCACAAGGGGAGATCCCTAAACAAAAATTACTCAGTGAATTCTTAACACTGGGCAATGCATTGCTGATTGCCACAGGTACCTTTTGGGAAGGGGTGGATGTTAGAGGACAAGCGCTAAGCTGTGTTATGATCGATAAATTACCCTTTGGCGCGCCAGATGATCCACTGCTCAAAGCGCGAATGGAAGACTGCCAGCTTACCGGCTGTGACCCATTTTCGCAGGTTCAAATTCCAGATGCAGTGATCGCCTTAAAGCAGGGCGTAGGGCGTTTGATTCGCGATCAGCAAGATCACGGCGCCTTAATTATTTGTGATAATCGCTTAGTGACCCGCCAATACGGGGCAACCTTCGTGGCCAGCTTGCCTGAAATGCCACGAACACGAGATTTAAACCAGGTCATTGCGTTTCTAACCGCAGGGCCAGAAGCAGAGCGCGAGATAGCCGCGACTTTGCCAGAAAATGAGATAGAGAATAACGATGACGGCAAAAATTCTAGCCATTGA
- the tsaB gene encoding tRNA (adenosine(37)-N6)-threonylcarbamoyltransferase complex dimerization subunit type 1 TsaB — MTAKILAIDTATENCSVALMIGDQVIEQSLLAPREHTQKVLPMVDQTLAQAGLSLQQLDAIAFGRGPGSFTGVRIGIGIAQGLAFGADLPLIGISTLQAMAQATYRLHQAEHVLAAIDARMNEIYFGHYARQANGDWLIQGEELVLPPQDLSAALPTLAPNTLRVGTGWDAYAEQLQDVMAQSQACEVLYPQAQDMAMLAQYRWQAQDMVAAELAEPTYLRDKVTWKKLPGRE, encoded by the coding sequence ATGACGGCAAAAATTCTAGCCATTGATACCGCAACAGAAAATTGCTCTGTTGCTTTAATGATCGGCGATCAAGTGATTGAGCAAAGCCTCTTAGCGCCTCGCGAGCACACGCAAAAAGTGCTGCCGATGGTGGATCAAACCTTGGCGCAAGCAGGCTTGAGTTTGCAGCAGTTAGATGCCATCGCCTTTGGCCGTGGCCCAGGTAGTTTTACTGGCGTTCGTATTGGCATTGGCATTGCGCAAGGTTTGGCCTTTGGTGCCGATTTACCGCTCATTGGTATTTCAACGCTACAAGCCATGGCGCAAGCCACGTATCGTTTGCATCAAGCTGAGCATGTATTAGCGGCGATTGATGCGCGAATGAATGAAATTTATTTTGGCCATTACGCGCGTCAAGCCAATGGTGATTGGTTGATTCAAGGTGAAGAGTTGGTTCTGCCGCCGCAAGATTTAAGCGCAGCACTGCCAACCTTAGCACCGAATACACTCAGGGTGGGTACAGGTTGGGATGCCTATGCTGAACAACTGCAAGATGTGATGGCGCAAAGCCAAGCTTGCGAAGTGCTTTATCCGCAGGCGCAAGATATGGCAATGCTGGCGCAATATCGTTGGCAAGCGCAAGATATGGTCGCCGCCGAGTTGGCTGAGCCGACTTATTTGCGTGATAAGGTGACTTGGAAAAAATTACCCGGTCGCGAATAG
- a CDS encoding Slp family lipoprotein: MKQFYLAALLTLTLSACSTTPQSLQSSAENLITQYAELNQAQIKQPVRLGGVIAKVDNLAERTRVEIVSLPLSSSGRPDINANTQGRFVAYIDGFVEPVAFHPGRLISVLGQYSGQEQGKIGEYNYTFPVLMVSGTQLWNVSQEVIIYDDFGRFDCFDPFYCDPFDNGIRRGKVQDRVVPQSE, from the coding sequence ATGAAGCAGTTTTATCTCGCAGCCTTGCTTACTTTAACGCTGAGTGCTTGTTCGACCACGCCGCAATCGTTACAAAGCAGCGCTGAAAATTTGATCACACAATACGCTGAGCTCAATCAAGCACAAATCAAACAACCCGTGCGTCTGGGCGGGGTGATAGCAAAAGTGGATAATCTTGCGGAACGAACCCGCGTTGAGATTGTGAGCTTACCGCTATCATCCAGCGGCCGACCAGATATCAATGCCAATACGCAAGGCCGTTTTGTTGCCTATATCGACGGGTTTGTTGAGCCGGTTGCCTTTCATCCAGGGCGTTTAATCTCTGTGTTGGGTCAATATAGTGGTCAGGAGCAGGGCAAAATTGGCGAGTATAATTATACATTTCCTGTGTTGATGGTCAGCGGCACACAATTGTGGAATGTTAGCCAAGAAGTGATCATCTATGATGATTTCGGCCGCTTTGATTGTTTTGACCCATTTTATTGCGATCCATTTGATAACGGCATTCGCCGCGGTAAAGTGCAAGATCGCGTTGTACCACAATCTGAATAA
- a CDS encoding alpha/beta fold hydrolase has translation MQLHELLLPLADYSLAARSSTPDLAAEQPTLVFLHGWQDNANSFAPILPQLAPHFRVLAFDFPGHGLSPHRSEHCYYPFVDYLDELQQVLSLLASPYILVGHSMGGMLAATYAGLCQDENLKGLVLLESTGPIADSPDLAVERLQKGLKARQKWRKQRHKVHRGYETMDFAIAQRSRINRIDPVQITPLVERALECRQGRWFWRHDRKTALPSLTRFTEPQVESILRQIQVPIFTLLAEQGYDWLKQDLKLRKTWLHAFECEILAGCHHFHLQCPDLVSAKILAFAAQNFAQETTEKASK, from the coding sequence TTGCAACTTCATGAACTTTTATTGCCCCTTGCTGATTATTCATTGGCCGCAAGGAGCAGTACGCCTGATTTAGCGGCTGAGCAGCCTACTTTAGTATTCCTCCATGGTTGGCAAGATAACGCCAATAGTTTTGCCCCCATATTGCCGCAGCTTGCGCCGCATTTTCGTGTTTTAGCCTTTGATTTTCCGGGTCATGGCTTATCACCGCATCGTAGTGAACACTGCTATTACCCCTTTGTTGATTATCTCGATGAATTGCAGCAAGTGCTGAGTCTATTGGCATCGCCCTATATTTTAGTGGGGCACTCCATGGGCGGTATGCTGGCGGCAACCTATGCTGGCTTGTGTCAGGATGAAAATCTCAAGGGTCTGGTGTTATTGGAATCAACAGGGCCCATCGCTGATTCGCCTGATCTTGCCGTTGAACGACTGCAAAAAGGGTTAAAAGCGAGACAAAAATGGCGAAAACAGCGGCATAAAGTGCATCGCGGCTATGAAACCATGGATTTTGCCATTGCGCAGCGCAGTCGAATTAATCGTATTGATCCTGTGCAGATCACGCCACTAGTCGAGCGTGCCTTAGAGTGTAGGCAGGGACGCTGGTTTTGGAGACACGATCGAAAAACCGCATTACCCTCATTGACGCGTTTTACTGAGCCGCAAGTAGAATCAATTCTGAGACAAATTCAAGTGCCAATTTTTACCCTTTTAGCAGAACAAGGCTATGATTGGCTTAAGCAAGATCTGAAGTTAAGAAAAACGTGGTTACATGCTTTTGAGTGCGAGATCCTAGCAGGTTGCCACCATTTTCATTTACAATGTCCAGATCTTGTCTCGGCTAAGATTCTAGCCTTTGCTGCACAGAATTTTGCTCAAGAAACAACCGAAAAGGCGTCAAAATAG
- the fadD gene encoding long-chain-fatty-acid--CoA ligase FadD, which yields MDKVWLKRYPADVPAEINPEQYSSLVHLFETAVAKFADQPAYINMGEVMTFRKLEERSRAFAAYLQNELKLKKGDRVAIMMPNLLQYPIALFGILRAGCIAVNVNPLYTPRELKHQLNDAGAKAIVIVSNFAHTLETVVDETQVKHVILTRLGDQLPGAKGTIVNFVVKYIKRMVPKYSLPHATSMRLALRKGRRMQYVKPFINGEDIAFLQYTGGTTGLAKGAVLSHRNMVANVMQAKGMYGARLQEGRELIVTALPLYHVFALTVNGLLLFEMGGQNLLITNPRDIPTFVKEMSKVTVSAITGVNTLFNALNNNEDFKELDFSQLKLSVGGGMAVQRAVADRWQSITGCYLLEGYGLTECSPLVAAYPHDLTEFNGSIGLPVPSTEVRMVDDEGNELPMDGVGELQVRGPQVMQGYWQRNEATSEVLTEDGWLSTGDIVRFDEQGFLHIVDRKKDMILVSGFNVYPNEIEDVVALHEKVLEVAAIGEPHEVSGEIVKICVVKRDDSLTRDELIQHCRKHLTGYKVPRVVAFYDELPKTNVGKILRRELRDQPAQS from the coding sequence GTGGATAAGGTATGGCTTAAACGCTATCCGGCAGATGTCCCTGCTGAAATCAATCCTGAGCAATACAGCTCTTTGGTTCATCTTTTTGAAACTGCTGTCGCCAAATTTGCCGATCAACCTGCCTATATCAACATGGGCGAGGTGATGACTTTTCGTAAGCTGGAAGAGCGTAGCCGAGCGTTTGCCGCTTACTTGCAAAATGAATTAAAACTGAAAAAAGGCGATCGCGTCGCGATCATGATGCCAAACTTGCTGCAATATCCGATTGCGTTGTTTGGTATTTTACGCGCTGGTTGTATTGCTGTGAATGTGAACCCTCTGTATACCCCACGCGAACTTAAGCATCAGCTCAATGATGCTGGTGCCAAAGCGATTGTCATTGTTTCTAACTTCGCGCACACCCTAGAAACTGTGGTTGATGAAACCCAAGTGAAACACGTTATTTTGACACGTTTGGGTGATCAACTACCTGGTGCGAAGGGCACCATCGTGAACTTCGTCGTGAAATATATTAAGCGCATGGTACCTAAGTACAGCTTGCCACACGCAACCTCTATGCGTTTGGCGCTGCGTAAAGGTCGTCGCATGCAATATGTGAAGCCATTTATCAATGGTGAAGATATTGCATTCTTGCAATATACCGGCGGTACCACAGGTCTGGCGAAAGGCGCAGTGCTCAGCCACCGCAATATGGTGGCCAACGTGATGCAAGCCAAGGGTATGTATGGCGCGCGCTTGCAGGAAGGTCGTGAATTGATTGTTACGGCGTTACCGCTCTATCACGTTTTTGCGCTGACCGTAAATGGTCTGCTGCTATTTGAAATGGGTGGTCAAAACTTGCTGATCACCAACCCACGTGATATTCCAACCTTTGTGAAAGAGATGTCGAAAGTCACTGTTTCGGCGATCACTGGTGTGAATACGCTGTTTAACGCATTGAATAACAATGAAGATTTCAAAGAGCTTGATTTTAGCCAATTGAAATTGAGTGTTGGTGGCGGTATGGCGGTGCAGCGCGCCGTCGCTGATCGCTGGCAGAGTATTACCGGTTGTTATCTGCTTGAAGGTTACGGTTTAACCGAATGTTCGCCTTTGGTGGCAGCATACCCGCATGATTTGACTGAGTTCAATGGCTCGATTGGTCTGCCTGTTCCTTCAACTGAAGTGCGTATGGTGGATGATGAAGGCAATGAACTGCCTATGGATGGCGTTGGTGAGCTTCAAGTTCGCGGTCCACAGGTGATGCAAGGCTACTGGCAGCGCAATGAAGCAACCAGTGAAGTGTTGACTGAAGATGGTTGGCTATCGACGGGTGATATCGTGCGTTTTGATGAGCAAGGCTTCTTGCACATTGTTGATCGCAAAAAAGATATGATTTTGGTATCTGGTTTTAACGTTTATCCAAATGAAATTGAAGATGTCGTGGCGCTGCATGAGAAAGTCCTTGAAGTGGCTGCAATCGGTGAGCCGCATGAAGTGTCTGGCGAAATCGTCAAGATTTGCGTCGTGAAGCGCGATGATAGTCTGACGCGTGATGAGCTGATTCAGCATTGCCGCAAACATCTTACTGGTTACAAAGTTCCACGAGTCGTGGCATTCTATGATGAATTGCCAAAGACCAATGTGGGCAAAATTTTACGTCGTGAGTTGCGTGATCAACCCGCACAAAGCTAA
- the rnd gene encoding ribonuclease D: MNYQMITDSQGLATVCEAAAQVPAVMLDTEFVRTRTLYPQLGLIQLFDGQTLSLIDPLSIEDMSPLWQLLVNPQVIKVLHACSEDLEVFLRAGGVLPAPMYDTQVMAAFLGHGLSTGFAKLVEEYLGVTLDKGESRTDWLARPLTDKQLNYAAADVHYLWPLYHTLAEKLAQTPWQQAMIEECERLVAKKNKVIRPELAYLDIKGAWQLKPYQLAVLQKLAQWRLEQAQKRDLALNFVVKEAQLLDLARDMPMNQAQLESLALDPFVLRRYSQILLRLIRQGKAVSPDAQPEALKRLVDEPAYKAVLKSFKPEIEKLSQQTGLASEFIASKKQIHQVLKWVWWYDCDEAKRPDMLKSWRGLLLNSVVQRIFPQIKL, encoded by the coding sequence ATGAATTATCAAATGATCACAGATTCGCAGGGACTTGCAACCGTCTGTGAAGCCGCTGCGCAAGTGCCCGCAGTGATGCTCGATACCGAGTTTGTACGCACGCGCACCCTGTATCCTCAGCTGGGGTTGATTCAACTTTTTGATGGTCAGACCCTCAGTTTGATTGATCCGCTCAGTATCGAGGATATGTCCCCGCTGTGGCAGCTGTTGGTCAATCCGCAAGTGATTAAAGTGCTACACGCTTGCAGTGAAGACTTAGAGGTCTTTTTACGCGCTGGTGGTGTATTACCTGCGCCCATGTATGACACGCAAGTGATGGCAGCCTTTTTAGGCCATGGTTTATCTACTGGGTTTGCCAAGCTGGTGGAGGAATATTTAGGCGTGACCTTGGATAAAGGTGAGTCTCGAACGGACTGGTTAGCGCGCCCACTGACGGACAAGCAGCTAAACTATGCTGCTGCCGATGTACATTATCTATGGCCGCTATATCACACCTTGGCTGAAAAACTAGCACAGACACCATGGCAGCAAGCCATGATTGAAGAGTGTGAACGTTTGGTGGCGAAAAAGAATAAAGTGATTCGCCCAGAACTCGCTTATCTAGATATTAAAGGTGCCTGGCAGTTAAAACCCTATCAATTAGCGGTGTTACAAAAATTGGCGCAGTGGCGTTTAGAGCAAGCACAAAAGCGCGATTTAGCATTGAATTTTGTGGTCAAAGAAGCGCAATTGCTCGATTTGGCGCGTGATATGCCAATGAATCAAGCGCAGCTTGAGTCATTGGCACTGGATCCTTTTGTGCTACGTCGTTACAGCCAAATTTTGCTCAGATTGATTCGCCAAGGTAAAGCGGTATCGCCGGATGCTCAACCAGAAGCATTAAAACGTTTGGTTGATGAGCCGGCTTATAAAGCGGTGCTTAAATCCTTTAAGCCAGAAATTGAGAAGCTGAGCCAGCAAACAGGTCTCGCAAGCGAGTTTATCGCTTCGAAAAAGCAGATTCACCAAGTGCTGAAATGGGTATGGTGGTATGACTGCGATGAAGCAAAGCGCCCTGATATGCTTAAAAGTTGGCGTGGGCTGCTACTGAACAGCGTCGTACAACGTATTTTCCCGCAAATTAAGTTGTAG
- a CDS encoding KpsF/GutQ family sugar-phosphate isomerase yields the protein MDHQAIIDLGKRVIETELNEAKALLTRLDERFSESCQAVLNCQGKVIISGIGKSGHIGKKIAASLASTGSPAFFVHPAEALHGDLGMISEGDLVVLISYSGEASEFKTMVPLIAQKGIQIIAMTGNPQSYLAEHCDFLLNVGVTQEACPLGLAPTTSTVNTLIIGDALAITTMQMRHFDQHDFARSHPGGSLGARLLTRLDQLIEHQHSSARCTPETTLSEAIGLLCETGLGLLAVVSEQRVVGVFTDGDLRRALAKQSSLDTPVRDVIAPHCTTVMQGTLCSDALILMREKGISALPVLDHMHTLIGVINLNTMHRAGIY from the coding sequence ATGGACCATCAAGCCATTATTGATCTAGGAAAACGCGTCATTGAAACTGAGCTCAATGAGGCAAAAGCGCTACTCACACGTCTCGATGAGCGCTTTAGTGAAAGCTGCCAAGCGGTTTTAAACTGCCAAGGTAAAGTGATTATTTCTGGTATTGGTAAATCAGGACATATTGGTAAAAAGATCGCGGCGTCTTTGGCATCAACCGGCTCTCCGGCCTTTTTCGTGCATCCAGCAGAAGCGCTGCATGGCGATCTTGGTATGATCAGTGAAGGCGACTTGGTGGTTTTAATCTCCTATTCAGGCGAAGCCAGCGAGTTTAAAACCATGGTGCCGCTGATTGCGCAAAAAGGGATTCAAATTATTGCCATGACCGGCAATCCACAAAGCTACTTGGCTGAGCATTGCGATTTCCTACTCAATGTCGGCGTCACGCAAGAGGCCTGCCCGCTCGGACTTGCGCCAACCACCAGTACCGTGAACACATTAATCATTGGCGATGCATTGGCCATTACCACCATGCAAATGCGCCATTTTGACCAGCATGATTTCGCCCGCTCACATCCAGGCGGCAGTTTAGGCGCGCGTTTATTAACACGTCTCGATCAGCTCATTGAACATCAACACAGCAGTGCGCGCTGCACACCAGAAACAACTTTGAGCGAAGCTATTGGCTTACTCTGTGAAACTGGCCTTGGCCTTTTGGCTGTGGTGTCTGAGCAACGCGTGGTGGGCGTATTTACGGATGGTGATTTGCGCCGCGCACTTGCCAAACAATCGAGCCTAGATACGCCGGTTCGCGATGTAATTGCGCCGCATTGCACCACGGTGATGCAAGGTACGCTTTGTTCAGATGCATTAATCTTAATGCGAGAGAAAGGCATTTCAGCACTGCCTGTGCTTGACCATATGCACACTCTGATTGGTGTGATCAACTTAAATACCATGCATCGCGCAGGTATCTACTAA